Within the Malus sylvestris chromosome 4, drMalSylv7.2, whole genome shotgun sequence genome, the region CAAGCTTCGTAATAATGTAGAGACTTTTGGTctctttatattttcctttggaTGCAACCTTAGATATTGTTTATTTGTTAATGTGGTATGGTATTGACTGGAGGATTTAATATAGGTTGTTTTCACTGGAGGCCGTACACAACCTGGAACAACAAAATCTGATGAGGGTGAGCGCCACCCTTACTCTGTACTAGAGTCTGAGCCTACACGCGAACTCATCTTGCCATCGGTTATCTACATTCAAAAAATTTTGAGGCGGAGGCCATTTCTTATTAAGAATCTCGAAAATGTTATGCGACGATTCCTTCAGTCATTGGAGCTTTTTGAGGAAAATGAAAGGAAGAAGCTGGCTATTTTCACAGCACTTGCATTCTCTCAGAAGCTGTCAGGACTTCCACCGGAAACGGTGTTCCAGCCAATGCTCAAGGATAATCTTGTTGGCAAAGGGCTAGTCCTATCATTCATTACTGACTTCTTCAAGGAGTATTTGATTGATAATAGCCTTGATGATTTGATCTCCATTCTGAAGCGGGGTAAAGTGGAGGACAATCTTTTGGAATTCTTCCCATCCACAAAGAGAACTGATGAGAGTTTCTCTGAGCATTTCACGTAAGTTTGATTTGTTATTGAATTTTATTATGGACTATCTTGTGAGATAAGACTTATCTTTGGTTTTTAAGATATGCCAATGCTTTTGATGTCCTGCAGTTTCTTTGTACTCTTTGCATGATTGAGATTCTGAAGTAGCTGCAATCCTTGACTTGTTCAGCCAACTGCAATGTTTTAGTTgccatattttgttttattgttgATTCATCAATCTGTATGATCTCTGAAAAATATTTTAGAGTTTTTGGTTCTCTTGTAAAAGGCTATGAATCATATAAATTTAGTTGATTTTCGTGGTCTTTATCATCAGTCAATTGTAATATGAATTTTGATTACGCTGTGAAGTATTTTTACCTAGTAGTCCCTTTGGTTTGTCACCCCATGAGAATACATCGTACCGTAAATGATAATGTGATTTTTAATTGTCAATTGCTCATTGATGGCTTTCATGTGAAGTATGTGTTAACTTGAACATTCATTTTGTTTTATTCACACCTTGTACCAAAATAAAGGTTGTTTTATTGACACACTTTGGTGCTTATTTGTATCAATTTTCAGTAAGGAAGGGCTAGTCGCCTTAGTTGAATACAACGAGAAGAAAATTTTCGAtgtgaagctcaaggaaatgaAATCTGCTTTAACAACCCAGATAACAGAGGAAACAGATATGTCTGAAGTCATTGAGACTGTGAAGCAGCGTGTTAAAGACGCCAAATTGCCTGATGTTGAAGTTGTGCGGATTTTGTGGGATGTTATTATGGATGCTGTGCAGTGGTCCGGCAAGAACCAGCAGCAGAACGCCAATGCAGCTCTTCGCCAGGTATACATTAGTCTTGTAATCACCATGATACCTATATAATTTGTGTGCTATAGTATGTACAAGTTCAGGTTTGGAACTCATAAAAGGAGCAAGGTAGGAGTTTAAGGGGCTAACCAAGATGAGATCAGttggtaaaactttaaaaagaaataaaaaaacagaGCTATCTGTTGTTCATGTAGGATAGTGAATGACTGTTCTACCTAGAGGAGTATGTTTATAAGCATTCCAATCTGGTGTATTTAAGATCCAAGGCTGTGCTTTTTTTACCCACCATGATCAAGATTGATTACTTTGAGATATTAGATCACTGTAAACTTCAAAAACGCAAAGAATGGTTGTATTAGTTGCCAACTCCGTAGTACTTGGTGCATATATGAATACAGACGAGCAAATAAATGGCTGTGTTTAACTTATATCCAATACATATGCAGGTGAAAACATGGGCGAAACTGTTGAACACCTTCTGCACGAATGGGAAGCTTGAGCTGGAACTGATATACAAGGTTCAGATGCAGTGCTATGAGGATGCTAAGCTGATGAAGCTGTTCCCTGAAATTGTGAGATCCCTCTATGAACAGGATGTGCTTGCAGAAGACACCATTCTCCATTGGTTCCGCAAAGGAACAAACCCCAAGGGCAGGTGTGTTTTGGTTTCAACATTAAACTATCGGATTACGATATTTAATGCGTTTGCTTGTGGTTTACAATGGGTTTATTGTGTCATTTGTAACTGTAAGTTTACGGAAAATGAATGTTTGCAGGCAAACTTTTGTGAAGGCCCTGGAGCCATTCGTGAACTGGCTGGAGGAGGCAGAAGAGGAGGAATAGACGCAGATGAAGCTGTTGCATCTGTTCAACCGAGGGACCTGTACCCTGCCTCAAGCATCCACTGCCACTGTCAATGACTCAAATCTATGTGTACTCGGAGAGAATCAAACTCATAAATAATCTATAAACCTACTTAAGCTTGGTGTGCCTGTTGAATGtttgatgatggtgatgatgatgatgacgacgaTGACTACTACGTCGTTACGAGGATATTACATTATAAATAATTTGatgcattttcttttatttctttggcACGATGCTATAATGGATATGATTCGACTCTGTTCATcacattttgaaaattaaatgtggtttgatttttaggaaaactaatgaaaagggtttgaaaattttgagttttaatgacaaggacaaaataaagggtaaagtgaatagtatcaggattgactttttagtgtaaaaatgtgatttttcgttaaagtgaacaataccggatacttttcgttaaagttcctttgaTTTTTTGGATTCTTCTATAAAATTGAGAGTCAATTTTTACTTAAAATATGTGCAACTTCATTACTTAACGTCTAATTAAACAATAATATTAGTGGAGAGGTCAGATTGaaaaaaacacgtgatgtaaaATGTAAAGGCTGTAGCCTCGTGACTTATCCAATTGAATTAGTTTATTTTTATCGCGGTAAAATTAAGCTTCATATCGTTCGTTACTAGTTACTGCTGCTTCAGAGTATGAGAGGAGGAAGACTCAACGGTTGAGTATCGTCTATGATCCTCTATCTATGCATCCAATGGCGGCGTTATCTTTCCCACCAATGAGAGTCTGCTGCGGCGGAGGCGCCGCCACACATAATAGCACTAGTAACAACAACAATTTACTCGGCAACCACGCGCTCGATGCCGCCCACATCCGGCGCGCTGCGGAGCTGGCCGACAGATCCGCCGGATTCACCTCTCCCCACCCAAACTTCGGGTGCGTCATCGCCTCCAAAACCGGAAAAGTCGCCGGCGAGGGCTTCCTCTACGCCCAGGGCACCAAGCCCGCCGAGGTCCTTGCCGTCGATGCAGCTGGCGACTTCTCACGCCGCGCCACCGCTTATCTCAATATGGAGCCCGGTGATTGCCACGGTGACCACTCCGCCGTCTCCGCTCTCGTTCAGGTTTTGcctttttttctcttccttttcaaTTCCCAACTCCGAGCCGTCGTATAAGGAAGGGAAACAATGATTGAATATTTGATTTGTTTGGATTAGGAAGAGAAACAATGATTGAATATTTGATTTGTTTGGATTAGGCAGGGATTGAAAGGGTGGTGATTGGGTTGAGGCATCCATTGCAGCATTTAAGAGGGAATGCCATTCGGGCTCTGAGAAGTCAAGGCTTGCAAGTTGATGTTCTTGGTGAGGACCTCAACAGTAAACTCTTTGAGGTATTTGATCAATTCAATATGCTCATTTCATACCTTAGCGAAACGCTTCTTTTCAATTCCTTGGCGAGTAACATAGGCATTAGGTAGGGATCTTGTGCTCCCAGTTGAAATAACTACGTGTGGTTTACCAAAACAAGACGAAAGCTTTTCTGCGAAATGAGTATCGTTTAACCAAAACAAGACGAAGGCTTTTCTGTGAAATGAGTAGCATTTTAGTTTAACTTGTCATATAATTGATCCAACACCAACAGGAAGCGCGTAAATCATGCCTGCTTGTCAATGCTCCGTTAATCTGTAGAGCTGCTTCTCGAATCCCCTTCTCTGTTCTCAAGTATGCCATGACTCTTGATGGTAAGCTTTCTTTTAGGAATAGTGTAACTTATTCCAATATGAAATTCTGTAAAGAGGCCTAAAAAGTTTACAAATAAAGTCTTCTGATAGACTAGTCATTAGTCTTTGTTGGGTGCTGACAGGAAAAATCGCTGCTAGCAGTGGACATGCAGCATGGATCAGCAGCAGAACATCTAGAAATCGAGTTTTTGAACTGCGGGGTAGAAGTGATGCAGTCATTGTAGGAGGAAATACAGTGCGCAGGGACAGTAAGTATTAtcattttctcaattttttgatTGTTCGTGTTAATACTAGTTGCAGATCCTGAAGTTCTGACTTCTTATGTTCTATCTTTTGACTTTTGAACCAGATCCAAGACTAACTGCAAGACATGGTGGTGGGCATATGCCTATGCGGATTGTAATGTCACAGACTCTTGATCTCCCTGAGGAAGCACACCTTTGGGATACCTCTGATGTATCTACTATAGTTGCAACACAAAGGGGTGCAAGAAGGCATTTCCAGAAAGTTCTTGCATCgaaaggaattgaagtggtgGAGTTTGATATCTTAAACCCCAGAGAAGTAATGGAATACTTCCATAATCGTGGATATCTTTCACTTTTGTGGGAGTGTGGAGGGACATTAGCTGCAGCAGCTATTTCATCTGGAGTAATACATAAGGTTTGTTTCTCCAGCTCCTATTTCTTTCTATGAACTGTTGATGTTCTTCTTTTGTCTGGTTAAAACTGATGACTTAGAGATGTTGTCATAGTTGTTGTTTCCTCTAGGCTGGAGTGGCACGTAAGCTTATCCACAGTTTATTTTTGGAGATCCCGgatctttcttttgttgaaactggATTTGTTAACAGGGATTTTGCTTCTGCCACATTCAATGTGTTGCAGGTGTTCGCATTTGTTGCTCCTAAAATTATTGGTGGAAAGAATGCGCCATCCCCTGTGGGTGAACTCGGGATGGTTGAAATGACACAAGCCTTCGATCTAATTGATGTCTGCTATGAGCAGGTTGGTGGGGATTTTGGGTATTTCTTCTTGAGATAAATTCTTTCTAATTAATCTTGTATGCTAACAATGTATTCTTttgtgcttatatatatattctgcCTCTTGATTGGATATTTTGTACTTCTGAACTTGAACAACAGGTTGGACCTGATATGCTTGTTAGTGGATTTCTTCAACCCATACCAGATGTGACCCCTGTTATTCCATCAGTTGATGAAACATTTGAAATTGATCCAACTGTGACTCCTTATGAATCAAGGATCATATCCTTCTATAAAACATGGGACCCTTACGGCGCTTTCTCAAATTTTTCACCTCACCAAATTAAGATGCCTGATGACAATGGTGATTATGCAACTTGGTTGAGTGTCGAGCATTACTATCAGGTATTTCCTTTTCTGTATGAATCTGGCTTCCATCTTACAAAAGTAGTCATTCTTACAGAACAATGCTAGCATGTAGGCTCAGAAGTTTGTTGGGGTGGATGATCCTGTGGCACAAGATTGTGTTGAAAATATTAAGTCTGCCAAAAGTCCGGAAGAGGCAGCACGGATAGGAAGGTCAATGCAGAGGAAGCACCCTGATTTGGTATTGTACTTTGTCATTTGATTGGATTTTCAGTTGATCAACTGTGTTGACACATGATGTAGTCATTATATGCCATGCTATGGTCCTTTATGGAAGATGTTGAAATGATAGTTTGTCCCAATGGTAGTAAGTGACATCATATCATAGTAACACTTTTGGAAGATGACACAGAAAATTTCCATGTCCAGAACAGGAGGATCCTTTGTAGAGTCTAAGGTTTCTTGAAGAGAGTGAACGCATGTATTTTTGACTCACCTAGTATAATGCATCAATAAGACTAATTAGCAGAAGGAAATAGAAATTGTTTGGAACCAGGATTGTTAAACGTTACTGACATGTTCACAAttacttttggtttatgttGAAGTTGGTTCAAAATTGTCCTGTGTGCTATGCAGGTAAGGTTGGACTGGGAAGGTGTCAAGATTGAAGTGATGTATAGAGCACTGAAATGCAAGTTCTCGATATACCCACATTTGAATGCTATGTTGCTCTCAACTGCTGGATCTGTTCTTGTTGAAGCTTCACCACATGATCTTTTCTGGGGAGGAGGTCGGGATGGAGAAGGCCTAAATTATCTGGGCAGGCTTTTAATGCAGTTGAGATCAGAGTTTCTTGGTGAGTCTCCTACGTCCGGTTAGAGTTTGTGAGTAGGTGTATAATTTATAACAAATGTGATACCAATCAATGATTTTGTTTGGATTGATTCTCTCCTGTAACATTACGGTTCCTTTACAATAAAATTACAATTCACATATGACACAGATATTGTGTGCACGTGTTACTAATCCATTTGGATCTTCCTTTCATTTTTCAGAAAGGTAAAAATAATGAAAGAGGATACATTTGGTTAAATGAGCACAACATTAATCGATTTACTCGGTGAAAAACAGAAAATCTACCAAATACACATGTTGGAAGGCCACAGCAGGATTCAACATAGGTAGTCAATGTTTTCCCCCCTAGCGGCTCCTCTCGGTTTTTCTTGCCCTTGGAtttgatgaattaaagaagatcaagggACTTAAACATGGGGAGCAGTGCATCAGGAAAAAACGAGAGCGAAAATCATTACACTGTACGAAAACAAAGTTACATGTACAAGAAAAGGAGGGGAAACTGCATATACGATCAACATAACAAGCAGCAAGAACAATAACCAGCTAAATAGTTGCAAATAGAACACCCTCTAGCAGTAGTGGTTGTGGTTCCTCCACGTATATTAATTAGGTCCATAGCAGAAATTAGGTCCATAGCAGAAATCAGtgcattgtcctcaatgttttggACTCTATGCTACCTAACTTGATGCATTATTGCTGTGAAatgaattgttttttgtctATTACTCgtattaaaagtaaaatttctcGATCAAGCTAGGCACTGCCGTTGTACCTCTTTTTCTCAATCAAAAAGGTAAGAGCTTCTCTAATGTCGCTAATGCTCGACATCCAAATTTTTTTCCTCGCTGTAATATTTACTTGTCTGGTCGCCCTTGTTACCCCCCTTGTTATATATTGGAAGAGGCATGCTACTAGTACTACAACTGTTAGGCTGCCCCCGGGGCCATGGAAGCTGCCTCTCATCGGAAACTTGCATCAAATGGCCGCCAGCTCTTTACCCCATCGCTGCATGACAGACTTGGCCAACAAGTATGGCCCTATCATGCACCTCAAACTGGGACAACTCTCAGCCGCAGTCATTTCATCGCCGGAATTTGTTCAAGAGATGCTGAAGACGCATGATGTTGCTTTCTCACAACGCCCAACGTTTCTTGCTGCTGAAATTTTGTCCTATAATTCAGGGATCATCTTTTCTCCTTATAACGATTTTTGGAGACAAATGCGAAAGATTTGCATGCTGGAGCTCCTTAGTGCAAAACGCGTGGAGTCATTTGCATCAATAAGACAAGAAGAGGCATCAAATCTTGTTGAATCAATTTCCTTATCAGATGGTCATCCGTTCAATCTCAGTGAAATGATCTTCTCCATGCAAAGCGTCATTATTGCCCGTGCGGCCTTTGGAAAGAAGTGCAAGTATCAACAAGAGTTTTTATCACAGCTCCAGGATGCAGTTAGGCTTGCAGCAGAATTTGATGTGCCGGatttgttcccttcactcaaaTTCCTCCGTTATGTCATAAATTTGAAGCCTGCGGTTGAGAAAGTACACCAGAAAATGGACAAGATCCTTGATGAAATTATCAGCGATCATAGAGTGAAAAGAAATGAGGAATCAGCTGCCGGAGACGACCATCAGGAAGATATAGTTGATGTGCTACTGCGGCTCCAGGAGTCTGGTGAGCTCCAATCTGATCTCACAACCACCCAAATCAAAGCTGTCACCCTGGTAATTAATGAGCGCCATTTCATATATACATCTCTTACTTTTATTACTTGTTTTCTTTCGTTCTTTCTTGATTAAAATTGATCTATTGAttatgttattttaaaagcgCATTAAGTGAACAAATAAGTACTTTTCTTATATAGGACATGTTTTCTGCTGGAAGTGAGACTTCAGCAACTACTACAGAATGGGCAATGGCTGAACTTCTGAGAAGTCCAAGAGCAATGAAAAAAGCACAGGCCGAGGTACGCCAACTTATCGGAGGAAAGGGGAAGATTGAAGAGTCAGACATTAAGAAACTCGACTACTTAAATTTGGTCATAAGGGAAACTCTACGATTACACCCTCCTCCCTTCATCCCAAGACAAGCAAGCGAAAAATGCACTATTGGCGGGTATGATATACCAACTGAAGCAACAGTCTTCATCAATGCTTGGGGAATTGGGAGAGACCCCAAGTATTGGGAGAATGCTGATTGTTTTCTGCCGGAGAGATTCCAAGGCTCTTCTGTTGATTTTCGAGGGACCAACTTTGAATTGGTTCCATTTGGGGGTGGCAGGAGAATGTGTCCAGGCATATCATTTGCAACCGCAAGTATTGAACTTGCACTTTCTCATCTGCTCTACCACTTTGACTGGAAACTCCCCAATGCAAATGGCAGTAGCACTGAGATAAGGTTATTAGAAGAGCTTGATATGACTGAATGTAAGGGATTGAATGTTAGGAAGAAGAATAACTTGTATCTTATCGCCATTCCATTCATTTCGTCCTCAGAAATGAATTGAAATGCATGCGTTGTTGGAAATAGCTAGCAAACACAAACCATAATTAAGTCTTAACAAGTGTTTGCGTTTTCATGTCGCATGGTGTTGTCCAGAAGAACAGTTAATGAAATTGGCTTCAATGATATTCATGGTCATGGCCTTAGaggcaaggttctaaaagtcgctaggcgctagtcgggcggcgggctggggcctagcgcctaggcggcgggctggggcctagcgcctaggcggctaggcggggcctaggcgggcgcctaggcggactaggcggatttaagtaaatctatcatatttcatgtaaataagtgtctgcttctgcttgaaatatatataatttcatcataaactacaaaatagaatgcatatatatcatgaagtattggaacataatgaaaacatgtgaaataaggatataatgtttgttcattcaagtatgcaacaagtctcttacaatttattggaaaaaaacaaaatgcaaaatgaaagttatgtattttttgtctaagtgagttgcaacctaggcgggtctaggcgggtgcctaggcgggctaggggggtgcctaggtggtctaggcggtgggttggggcctagcgcctaggcggggatttttagaacagtgcttAGAGGAATAGCTTGGTTTAAAGAAGCCTTCAGAAGATAGTTTGATTCAGAAAGCGTGATGAAGGGAGCTGTACTGAGGCTAGGGAGAGTGGCTGCAGTGCATCAATGGTAGAAGCATGAGCGGCCGCGAGGAAGAGAGAAGGGATCGAAAATTGCTACGATTCCGGTGAGACCTAGACCTAGGCTGATACaatgtaaaaaattatattcTTCATTTATATTCACATATGCATATCAGTTACTTATTGTACAAGAAACTAAACTTTATCAGATACTTCCCGCTACCCTCAGTAGGAGGAAGGGGAGAATAAACTAGGAGAGGAGGACACTGCTACTAGCAGCAAACAGGTCAGGCCGAGCAATTCCCAGCCCATATCTTCCTCAGCTGAGCAGCCTACCCCCTGGCGGCCTAGTAACCGACAAATTTTAGATAACTATtcaaaatttcttttcttttgcacgagggggtgttttgatttaaacTAACTATTCTAAACTGTACAAAATGGAAATTCGAACTTGACTACATAAGAATGAGCACATCCGTTATCCGTTATCCGTTATGCCCATATTGCGATAACCGATCAATTTAACAACTAATTATTtgtttaaaaacaattaaaggaaaaaaaaaacacaaataattcacctcttttattttccttttcttctttttagaCTGACCATATTCACCTACTTTCGGTTGCACCAAAAGAGTTAGAACTAGTTTTCTCACGCCACCATATTCTGCTACGTAATACTTTCAATTTTGGCCGCTCCTTTTCCACCCCCACCTTCATACCCCACAAAGAATAATTGGAAGCTTTACAAGCTGAGAATTAGGGAATGAGGAAATCACATGAGCAGAAACTAGCTTCTTGAaatcatatttgaatttttaaccCTCTTCTTTGTAAGGAAATTGCTATCCTAATGTAATTTCAATTTGGGTCCATTTTTTATTCAATCTAGTACCCGTTTGATCATTGGACTCCATATTATAGTCTATGTCTAAAGTTTAGATTTTGAGACAAATAATATTAATGTGGACCATAATATACCTACTTGGTACGTTTTGAATATGATCTATGTTTGGAAAATTAATTGGGGCTTAATGGATGTGTTATTTTCAATAAGTTGGGTATTTGTTTGGAATGTTTAAGAAAGTTGAGAACAATTTGAATTGATACTAAAAGGTTGTGGGGTTTTAGATAGTTAATCCTAAAATTAGCTAcaatttgttagattaaattattataatataacCTTATTGATTAGATTACTATTAAATTAGCTATGATTTGTCTGGTTAGTAGATCAATATCAGTTATAATAATCTACGTATACAAGATTAACAAATGTTGCACATTCTTCGTCTGCTCCAGTTTTTTAAACTACATTTTCTGTTTATACTACTTAATCATATATGATTGCTTCTCTTTTGTAACGAAATTAACATATAaatcaaaatcggaggtcttggaacaacgtaaatccgaccatgaatctgcaagaaatgtaaataacacaagatgtatcgtggttcaccccaaggtttgggttacgtccacactgattatgtatttctgagggagagagagctctgtaatgtgagagctttgagagggggtgagagggcctaggaattggcctttcctaattgtgagggtgaggagtccttttatagaataagggctcttcacttattacatatttgcccattcttttattacataattacatttaagtcccccgagtatttgtatgagatctaaatacagaggccctaaatatggtataaacaacttACGTAGTTAGCCGATGAATGTTGTAGAATTATTATATTGATGCACGGAAACAGTGATTATTAATTTAATCATATGAATTTTTTGTAACGTTTTTTTATGCCTCTTGACTAGGTAATGCAGCCTTTACAAATGACACACCCTGACACCATGACACAGAAGCCGAAGTGTGCTAGCCATCATCCGGATGGTTGATGAAGCCACGATTCACATGAAGTCATAACTAAACTTATCAACTATTAAATTTTACCGAAAATTCAACATAACTTCCTCTTCTAAGAACATTTTGATCATTTTACATAAACAAAGCACAAAGGTACTTCACATAAAATATTTGGGACATGTCGTAACAAAAAATAATGCTAAAAGGTTTCGTTGAAATATTTGTTTTGTATGGAGAGGTCTCGTTGAAATATTTGCTTTGAGTCCATACATATTGCGTGGaatataatattttgtattcaCACCTTGAAGGCTTGAATAAGAAGATTCTAAATTAATAAACTTGTAATCCATTAAAACTCCAACTCAGCAATAGCTCACTTATGCTTTACACTGTCCTCCTGTTTTAATTTGGGTTGAACAACTCCATATTAGCGGATTCGGATCCGGATCTAAATCGTGAGATCTTAGAAATCCTCACATCTTAACTGTTTATCATACATTGTACAaccagaaattattttaaatcttttatataaagttaaacataaataatacttAACGAGAACTGATCGCACAATATACAATGAACGGGTAGGATATAAAGATTCTTAaaatccccacaaagaggaACTAGAGATAACCCACGTCATATTTGGCATTCATCTCTACGCAGTCCGTTGTTTTCTCTTGATTGTTTTATCTTGCTAGCTACAAATTGTGGACGTGGCAGCTAGCAAGCCTAGCATCtaatatttatataatataacAAATATTCGATTTTCtatgagggagggagggagataTCTAAAAGCATATATATACGTAGATGATCGAACCCATGTTCATGTTGGAAACTTGGAAGGAATACATTATACTTACAAGGACGGAGCTATAAATGTTTTTGACTGGGGGCGTTCTAAAACAACCAAGTAAAATAATGGGTGTTAAGTTGTTGAGGGTCAGATACAATGAAAAATCTCTAAgtttaaaagttaaattttaaattgtaatgCCAGAAACGAATGGATGAagtaaattcatataaaatactTAGCAGAgtaaaatttttatattaagtTATGATACTTCATCGgttgaattcaatctatttatgAAACCCCCAGTTCAATTGAGTTTGATTTAGGTTAGAAAGCGTGGAATATTCGGAACCAAAATCAAAAATTtaattgttgttttaattgTCATGACACTTTTTTTCATTGCCCAAAATTCTGAGTGGGGGCGGATGCCCCCTCTGGACCTTAGGTAAGTCTGTCCTtgtatacttatatatatatatatgtatatatgtatatgtatatgttagGTCAAGAAATAAGAGATTAGGAAtttaatttgaaaacaaagagaCCGCTCGATCGACAGAATCTACGAATTTGGTCGGGCACTTGTAAAAGTTTGTatgcatatatatttgataaGTAAAATGACACATGGTACTgtgccatgcatgcatgataCAAAAATAGAATTATTCGCAGCTAGCTAGCTGATTGCTGAGAAGTGACAGTCACACGTAGAAATGACGAGGATCCTCGCATTTTTATAGGGACAAAAAAATGtgtttcaactttcaactttcacagCTGTTCGTTTTATACAGAACGTGCATGCTCTTTTATATTTCTGTTTTCTGTGTTCTATTATATATATCTGATATATGCCTCCACACAGTGAAACTCTCAAACCTAATCCATTTTTGTATCCTCTCTCAAAATTCTTTTGTATATATCTACTTAATACTActgtgttatatatatatatatgtgtgtgtgtgtgtgtatgtatacgTATATATAGTTGGGATCAATACTGTTTGTATATATCATGATTTGGACATCACTTATCTTCCATGAATATACatgcgtgtgtgtgtatgtgtgtaagATGGGAGGGCAAACCATATTATTGTCCTACAGATCAGAGTTTCTTAATTGACCCTTATTTATGATCTGTACGCACAAAGCCCTCAAGATTGTAGGTAAAACGTAATAACCCACATTACATTAAGAGAGATTTTGAACCAAAACTCGTGGATTACGCCCGAAAATTCCTTCCAGTGAGTTGAGTTGAATCAGTCAACTACACAAATCCGCTTTTCTTATATAAATAAGATGTCTGAATCCTGATGTTGAATGTATGTCTGTCTGAATATCCTATTTATGAGA harbors:
- the LOC126618490 gene encoding riboflavin biosynthesis protein PYRR, chloroplastic-like isoform X2, whose protein sequence is MHPMAALSFPPMRVCCGGGAATHNSTSNNNNLLGNHALDAAHIRRAAELADRSAGFTSPHPNFGCVIASKTGKVAGEGFLYAQGTKPAEVLAVDAAGDFSRRATAYLNMEPGDCHGDHSAVSALVQAGIERVVIGLRHPLQHLRGNAIRALRSQGLQVDVLGEDLNSKLFEEARKSCLLVNAPLICRAASRIPFSVLKYAMTLDGKIAASSGHAAWISSRTSRNRVFELRGRSDAVIVGGNTVRRDNPRLTARHGGGHMPMRIVMSQTLDLPEEAHLWDTSDVSTIVATQRGARRHFQKVLASKGIEVVEFDILNPREVMEYFHNRGYLSLLWECGGTLAAAAISSGVIHKVFAFVAPKIIGGKNAPSPVGELGMVEMTQAFDLIDVCYEQVGPDMLVSGFLQPIPDVTPVIPSVDETFEIDPTVTPYESRIISFYKTWDPYGAFSNFSPHQIKMPDDNGDYATWLSVEHYYQAQKFVGVDDPVAQDCVENIKSAKSPEEAARIGRSMQRKHPDLVRLDWEGVKIEVMYRALKCKFSIYPHLNAMLLSTAGSVLVEASPHDLFWGGGRDGEGLNYLGRLLMQLRSEFLGESPTSG